A region of Paenibacillus sp. JNUCC-31 DNA encodes the following proteins:
- a CDS encoding type 2 periplasmic-binding domain-containing protein: MKRFWGLTAIISMIILLAGCGGKDGFTIFIIDNQGNPSVISEQLQANLQQKLGEAPKVEVITSAMYDVQKIMVEYAAGGHDIFILPETDMKQYGSNGSNVPLDDTFDPKKYERGVFDGGVLVEKGEGDEGSDIKKESHLYGIPLEDMQMFKDVDYAAQNLFATIPVSAANVEESKKVLKALTE, encoded by the coding sequence ATGAAGAGATTTTGGGGGCTTACCGCAATCATTTCTATGATTATTTTGCTCGCAGGCTGTGGCGGTAAGGATGGTTTTACCATTTTTATTATTGACAACCAAGGAAATCCATCTGTGATCTCGGAACAGTTGCAAGCTAATTTGCAGCAGAAGTTGGGCGAGGCGCCTAAAGTAGAGGTTATCACCAGTGCGATGTATGATGTTCAGAAAATTATGGTCGAGTATGCGGCAGGAGGGCATGACATTTTTATTTTGCCTGAGACGGATATGAAGCAATACGGAAGCAATGGATCCAATGTTCCGCTGGATGACACGTTTGATCCGAAGAAGTATGAACGTGGCGTGTTTGACGGTGGGGTACTGGTTGAGAAAGGTGAGGGAGATGAAGGTTCAGATATCAAAAAAGAATCACATCTCTATGGCATTCCGCTGGAAGACATGCAAATGTTCAAGGATGTAGATTATGCCGCCCAAAATCTGTTTGCTACCATTCCGGTGTCAGCCGCCAATGTCGAAGAATCCAAGAAAGTGCTGAAGGCGCTGACAGAATAA
- a CDS encoding MOSC domain-containing protein has product MTLTHNRKPDESKTAVLAVNVGKPQALPGQKREVMSGIVKHPVSGPVFLSFTGMTGDAQADLEHHGGPDKAVCVYDYSRYAALEELMNRKLDWGACGENLTVEGCREDEVRIGDVYELGEATVQVSQPRQPCFKLGARYDYKELPVYFQDSGHTGFYFRVLQEGEVAPSAVFRRISTDPASLTILDANRIMHQGKQDSMGMRTLLAIPTLSDSWKQTLLKRLTKLESEQQG; this is encoded by the coding sequence ATGACACTCACACATAACCGGAAGCCAGATGAAAGCAAAACGGCTGTATTAGCCGTAAACGTGGGCAAACCCCAGGCATTGCCTGGCCAGAAGCGTGAAGTGATGAGCGGCATTGTGAAACATCCCGTATCTGGCCCGGTCTTCCTGTCATTTACCGGAATGACAGGGGATGCCCAGGCAGACCTGGAGCATCATGGTGGGCCGGATAAGGCGGTTTGTGTATACGATTACAGTCGTTATGCGGCGCTCGAAGAACTGATGAATCGCAAGCTCGACTGGGGAGCCTGCGGGGAAAATCTGACGGTTGAAGGCTGTAGGGAAGATGAAGTCCGAATTGGCGATGTGTACGAGTTAGGGGAAGCGACCGTACAGGTCAGCCAGCCAAGACAGCCCTGTTTCAAGCTTGGTGCAAGGTATGACTACAAGGAGCTTCCTGTTTATTTTCAGGATAGTGGACATACCGGATTTTATTTTCGGGTACTGCAAGAAGGCGAGGTAGCTCCATCTGCGGTATTCAGACGAATCAGCACCGATCCTGCATCGCTGACCATTCTGGATGCCAATCGAATTATGCATCAGGGAAAACAGGACTCCATGGGTATGCGTACTTTACTGGCCATCCCAACGCTCTCCGACAGCTGGAAGCAGACCTTATTGAAGCGTCTGACCAAGCTTGAAAGTGAGCAGCAGGGTTAA
- a CDS encoding RluA family pseudouridine synthase, whose product MSGYYSPLAYTVTEHEDGWLLKTVLQRRLQVSRKLLSRIKLTEQGVMLNGERVYISVKVSAGDVVEVRMEQEESDDILPEPIPFSILYEDEHLLIVNKDSGIIVHPTHGHYTGTLANGVVHYWKSKGERFRFRPIHRLDQETSGVLAIAKNPYVHQHVSEQMIAGTVDKQYIAFVHGCPAHIDGAIDGPIDRDPEEPHRRIVTPDGYAARTLYTTVTRWAEGSASAVNLKLESGRTHQIRVHMTSIGCPLIGDRMYKTFPIHEIDEQTLAIRKERDTWIDRQALHACELAFDHPVLQKRMTFHAPLPADMAALEARLDTEAAPRETF is encoded by the coding sequence ATGAGCGGTTATTATTCACCGCTTGCCTACACAGTTACCGAACATGAAGATGGCTGGCTGCTGAAGACTGTGCTTCAACGCCGTCTCCAGGTTTCGCGCAAGCTTCTGTCGAGAATCAAACTCACAGAGCAGGGAGTTATGCTTAATGGAGAACGTGTATATATTAGCGTCAAAGTATCCGCAGGAGACGTTGTTGAAGTTCGAATGGAGCAGGAAGAGTCGGATGATATTTTGCCTGAACCGATTCCCTTTTCGATACTGTATGAAGACGAGCACTTGCTGATTGTGAACAAGGATTCTGGAATCATTGTACATCCAACACATGGACACTATACAGGTACCCTTGCGAATGGGGTTGTCCATTATTGGAAGTCCAAAGGCGAACGATTCCGGTTTCGGCCGATACACCGACTGGATCAGGAAACCTCTGGTGTGCTGGCCATTGCGAAAAATCCGTACGTTCATCAGCATGTCTCTGAACAGATGATCGCAGGAACAGTGGATAAACAATATATTGCCTTTGTGCATGGTTGTCCTGCTCATATAGATGGCGCCATAGATGGCCCGATTGATCGTGACCCCGAGGAGCCGCATCGTCGAATCGTAACACCTGACGGATATGCAGCCAGAACGTTATATACAACTGTCACCCGCTGGGCAGAAGGTAGCGCTAGTGCGGTAAATCTGAAGTTGGAAAGTGGCAGAACCCATCAGATCCGTGTACACATGACATCGATCGGTTGCCCGTTAATTGGCGATCGGATGTACAAGACTTTTCCCATACATGAGATCGATGAGCAAACTCTGGCTATTCGGAAAGAACGAGACACTTGGATTGATCGTCAGGCATTACATGCATGTGAGCTGGCGTTTGACCATCCTGTTTTACAGAAACGAATGACATTCCACGCGCCTTTGCCAGCAGATATGGCTGCACTGGAGGCACGTTTGGATACTGAGGCAGCTCCAAGAGAAACGTTTTAA
- a CDS encoding DedA family protein, whose translation MQNWITDFMEQYGYIGIALIIALENVFPPIPSEIILPFGGFMTTYTSLTLPGVIVAATIGSVLGAVILYGIGLLIDVNRLEKIVERWGHILRIKKEDIHRVDAWFDKYGMWTVLFCRMVPLVRSLISIPAGMSNMKFGLFLLFTTIGTLAWNIILVSVGAALGASWESILHFMDVYSLVVYILLAIIVFGCIIWWVRRSKTRK comes from the coding sequence ATGCAAAACTGGATAACCGATTTCATGGAACAATACGGCTACATAGGCATTGCACTCATTATTGCTCTGGAAAACGTATTCCCCCCCATCCCCTCCGAAATCATTTTACCTTTTGGCGGCTTCATGACCACCTATACCAGCCTAACCCTTCCCGGTGTTATTGTTGCAGCTACTATTGGTTCTGTCCTTGGTGCTGTCATATTATACGGGATCGGATTACTGATTGACGTCAATCGACTGGAGAAGATTGTTGAACGTTGGGGTCATATTCTGCGGATCAAAAAAGAAGATATTCACCGTGTTGACGCATGGTTTGACAAATATGGAATGTGGACCGTACTATTCTGTCGCATGGTACCGCTTGTTCGAAGCCTAATCTCCATTCCTGCTGGCATGTCCAACATGAAATTTGGCTTATTCCTTCTTTTCACAACCATTGGTACGCTCGCCTGGAATATTATCCTTGTCTCCGTTGGAGCGGCACTCGGTGCATCATGGGAGAGTATCCTGCACTTTATGGACGTATACTCTCTGGTCGTATATATATTACTGGCGATTATTGTTTTTGGCTGTATAATCTGGTGGGTCAGACGAAGTAAAACTCGAAAATAA
- a CDS encoding Lrp/AsnC family transcriptional regulator gives MKDLNDLQLKVLDLLKEDARRTPALLSTLLGESEDKIKNAVAQLEQDHVIVKYATVVNWSKIDDEKVTALIEVQITPERGRGFEGIAERIYLYPQVKSVYLMSGAYDLLVEVEGGNLREVANFVSEKLSPIDSVLSTKTNFILKKYKQDGIIFEDHQEDNRLMISP, from the coding sequence ATGAAGGATTTGAACGATCTGCAATTAAAAGTTCTGGATTTGTTGAAGGAAGACGCGAGAAGGACTCCCGCACTGCTGTCGACGCTGCTGGGGGAGTCGGAAGATAAGATCAAGAATGCTGTGGCACAGCTTGAACAGGATCACGTTATTGTGAAATACGCAACCGTCGTGAACTGGAGCAAGATCGATGATGAGAAAGTAACGGCCTTGATTGAAGTACAAATAACGCCAGAGCGTGGTCGTGGGTTTGAAGGAATTGCTGAACGTATCTATCTGTATCCGCAAGTGAAATCGGTATATCTCATGTCAGGCGCATATGATTTGCTCGTCGAAGTAGAAGGTGGCAATCTGCGTGAAGTCGCTAATTTTGTATCGGAGAAATTGTCTCCGATTGACTCTGTGCTCTCAACCAAAACGAATTTTATTCTTAAAAAATATAAGCAGGACGGGATTATCTTTGAGGACCATCAGGAAGACAACCGTCTCATGATCTCGCCGTAA
- a CDS encoding spore coat protein, giving the protein MYSQSLSTNGSFMQEQDLLKSILADLRRTAREYTTATTESSCPNIRRMFTDLTNDTLRLQGELFSVMQQNNMYSAGSKALRQDVDKQIQSAQQTQQKCQQFIQEKNTQSSPYSQAPNVPQHQANYGNPYYM; this is encoded by the coding sequence GTGTATTCTCAATCTTTATCAACTAACGGATCTTTTATGCAGGAGCAGGATTTATTAAAGTCGATTCTTGCAGATTTAAGACGAACGGCGCGTGAGTATACGACAGCCACAACTGAATCTTCCTGTCCGAATATACGCCGGATGTTCACAGATTTGACCAATGATACGCTTCGTCTGCAAGGTGAGTTGTTCAGTGTGATGCAGCAGAACAATATGTATTCGGCAGGATCAAAGGCGCTAAGACAGGATGTGGACAAGCAGATTCAATCTGCTCAACAGACTCAACAGAAATGCCAGCAATTCATTCAGGAAAAGAATACGCAGTCCAGTCCCTACAGTCAGGCCCCCAATGTGCCACAGCATCAAGCGAATTACGGTAACCCTTATTACATGTAG
- a CDS encoding 5'-3' exonuclease — protein MNQRNEPTLLLVDGMAVLFRAFYATSASGYIRRTKAGVPTNAVYGFIRYFWDAVQTFGPSHVVCCWDMGGKTFRGEEYAAYKGNRPEAPNDLIPQFALIREVMDSLGIPNIGAQGYEADDCIGTLAKYYTEQTDMNVMVLTGDHDMLQLIDDRTSIIIMKKGHGNYMVYTPESLMTEKQLTPRQVIDMKGLMGDASDNYPGVRGIGEKTALKLVQEYGSIEGILDNMDKLTPSVRNKIENDLDMLHLSRKLAEIHCAVPVACELDVCELRLDPDMVMDKFEQLEMKSLGSWMGVAIG, from the coding sequence GTGAATCAACGTAATGAACCTACTTTGTTGCTGGTAGACGGTATGGCGGTGTTGTTCCGTGCGTTTTATGCGACATCTGCAAGCGGATATATCAGACGTACAAAGGCAGGAGTGCCTACCAATGCAGTATACGGATTTATCCGTTATTTCTGGGATGCGGTTCAGACCTTTGGGCCAAGTCATGTCGTATGCTGCTGGGATATGGGAGGCAAGACGTTTCGCGGTGAAGAATATGCAGCTTATAAGGGGAACCGTCCGGAAGCTCCGAATGATCTGATTCCCCAATTTGCTCTGATTCGCGAAGTGATGGATAGTTTGGGCATTCCGAATATTGGCGCTCAAGGATACGAAGCCGATGATTGCATCGGTACACTTGCTAAATATTATACGGAGCAGACGGACATGAATGTGATGGTACTTACGGGTGACCACGATATGCTGCAACTCATTGATGACCGTACCAGCATTATTATTATGAAAAAAGGTCATGGCAATTATATGGTGTACACGCCTGAATCCCTAATGACGGAGAAACAGCTGACGCCTCGTCAAGTGATCGACATGAAGGGTCTGATGGGTGATGCCAGTGACAATTATCCCGGAGTACGGGGCATTGGTGAGAAAACGGCTCTGAAGCTTGTTCAGGAGTATGGCTCCATTGAAGGAATTCTGGACAATATGGACAAGCTTACCCCTTCGGTACGTAACAAAATTGAGAATGATCTCGACATGCTTCATCTGTCACGCAAACTGGCAGAGATTCACTGTGCTGTTCCAGTCGCCTGTGAACTGGATGTATGTGAATTGCGGCTTGATCCGGATATGGTGATGGACAAGTTCGAACAACTTGAGATGAAGAGCCTGGGCTCTTGGATGGGAGTGGCAATAGGGTGA
- a CDS encoding phosphodiester glycosidase family protein, with product MQTKRTGKKWWTGAMALVLALPVIFSGAVSAPQTADAKAAISTKVQNVKAAGRSFTVQTVSIPKGTPVTVGLAKKQVGQTATLPSIVKAYGAQAAINGAFFEAYNGAPDPYGMLIANGKVIHIGRYGTTIGFKEDGSVMMDSLQVSLTGKVTDTQGKSRSWYATFINRTPSANASITMLYTPERGSTVGFKGGTAVVMEKGIVTKKVPNTNVAIPKNGSVLVFTGNQKSSSDRFTVGSTVEMNYKYTNAAGKEIPWGDVVTAVGAGPRLVKDGKVAVSPASEGFKDTKILNASGARSGIAIMADGSVMLATVSGATIKEWAAVMQKLGAEQAMNLDGGASSGMYAGGKMLTSPGRLLSNTLVFGGSVR from the coding sequence ATGCAGACAAAACGGACGGGCAAGAAGTGGTGGACAGGGGCTATGGCCCTCGTCCTGGCTTTGCCTGTAATCTTTTCGGGAGCGGTAAGTGCTCCACAGACAGCGGATGCCAAAGCGGCAATTAGCACCAAAGTACAGAACGTAAAAGCAGCAGGACGCAGTTTTACGGTGCAGACGGTCAGTATTCCAAAGGGTACACCAGTTACCGTAGGATTGGCGAAGAAGCAAGTTGGTCAGACCGCAACTTTACCTTCAATTGTTAAGGCTTATGGCGCACAAGCGGCTATTAACGGAGCATTTTTTGAAGCCTATAACGGAGCACCTGATCCATACGGCATGTTGATAGCAAATGGCAAGGTTATACATATTGGAAGATACGGAACAACGATTGGATTTAAGGAAGATGGATCAGTCATGATGGATTCGCTTCAAGTGAGCCTGACGGGGAAGGTAACAGACACGCAAGGTAAGTCCCGCAGCTGGTATGCGACCTTTATCAATCGAACCCCTTCTGCAAATGCGAGCATTACGATGCTGTATACACCCGAGCGAGGCTCCACGGTTGGGTTCAAAGGAGGAACCGCGGTTGTGATGGAGAAAGGGATTGTCACGAAGAAAGTGCCTAACACCAATGTAGCCATTCCGAAGAATGGCTCGGTGCTGGTCTTCACGGGTAATCAGAAATCTTCTTCGGACCGCTTTACTGTAGGTTCAACCGTAGAAATGAACTACAAATACACCAATGCAGCAGGCAAGGAGATTCCTTGGGGAGATGTAGTCACTGCTGTGGGAGCAGGGCCGCGTCTGGTGAAAGACGGCAAAGTTGCCGTGAGCCCAGCGAGTGAGGGATTCAAGGATACCAAAATCCTGAATGCCTCCGGCGCAAGAAGTGGTATTGCCATTATGGCCGATGGTTCGGTTATGCTGGCTACTGTTTCCGGAGCGACGATCAAGGAATGGGCAGCGGTCATGCAGAAGCTCGGAGCCGAACAGGCGATGAATCTGGATGGGGGTGCATCTTCGGGCATGTATGCTGGAGGTAAGATGCTTACGTCCCCAGGCCGTTTGTTAAGTAATACGCTTGTTTTTGGTGGCTCTGTTCGTTAA
- a CDS encoding NAD(P)/FAD-dependent oxidoreductase: protein MELINGNPFWPTTLQSNSSYPVLETNLSCDTLIIGGGMGGALSAKLLTERGINTIVIDKRKVGTGSSLANAGLLQYTNDKTLTSCINTFGEQQGVRFYELCRYAMLQLTEIVSKLEIDPCFVPRTSLYCASTEDDVIKLEEEYNTLRRYGFDVELWNRQKIESHFPFSRAAALYTYGDAEVNPYRLVHSLLHSSVQKGARIFEQTEMTHCDFMEDGVVCYTSTGTIRANKVIFSVGYETQEIKNDRGAYLQSTYAIATKPVKDLSSWYEQSLIWETSRPYLYMRTTPDGRIIAGGLDEETPREDQRAIRALNRGQALLKKVAEYFPLSNLEIDYAWEATFGDTHDGLPYIGPHPKYPHSYFLEGYGGNGTVYSMIAASLLTNAIAGNESKDLELFSLTRTSKPSPV, encoded by the coding sequence ATGGAACTTATTAATGGCAATCCATTCTGGCCAACCACATTACAATCGAATTCGAGTTATCCCGTTCTCGAAACAAATCTCTCCTGTGATACCTTGATTATCGGAGGGGGTATGGGTGGAGCGCTCTCCGCCAAACTCTTGACAGAGAGAGGAATAAACACGATTGTCATTGACAAAAGAAAAGTAGGAACTGGGAGCAGCTTGGCTAACGCGGGATTGCTTCAGTATACCAATGACAAAACACTTACCTCATGCATTAATACTTTTGGTGAACAACAAGGGGTGAGATTTTATGAATTGTGCCGCTATGCGATGTTGCAGTTAACGGAAATCGTGTCCAAACTTGAGATAGATCCATGTTTTGTCCCTCGCACGAGTCTATATTGTGCCAGCACAGAAGACGATGTGATCAAGCTGGAAGAGGAATACAATACCCTAAGACGATATGGATTCGACGTAGAGCTGTGGAATCGGCAGAAGATTGAGAGTCATTTCCCATTTAGCCGTGCAGCAGCTTTATATACATACGGGGATGCTGAAGTCAATCCTTACCGATTGGTCCATTCTCTTCTTCATTCGTCTGTACAAAAGGGCGCTCGCATATTCGAACAGACTGAAATGACACACTGTGACTTTATGGAAGATGGCGTAGTCTGTTATACCTCCACTGGTACTATCAGAGCTAATAAAGTAATTTTCTCCGTAGGTTATGAAACGCAGGAAATCAAAAATGACCGCGGCGCCTATCTACAGAGTACTTATGCAATTGCGACCAAACCAGTGAAGGATCTAAGCAGTTGGTACGAGCAAAGCTTGATTTGGGAAACGTCTCGTCCTTATCTATACATGAGGACAACGCCGGATGGCAGGATTATTGCCGGAGGTCTTGATGAAGAAACCCCTCGTGAAGACCAGCGAGCTATTCGAGCCCTGAACAGAGGACAAGCTCTGTTGAAGAAAGTAGCGGAGTATTTTCCACTGTCAAATCTCGAAATTGATTATGCTTGGGAAGCAACTTTTGGTGATACACATGACGGTCTTCCGTATATTGGGCCACATCCGAAATACCCGCATTCCTACTTCCTGGAGGGATATGGTGGTAATGGTACCGTATACAGCATGATTGCTGCTTCCCTTCTGACAAACGCTATAGCAGGTAACGAGAGTAAGGATCTGGAACTTTTCTCCTTAACCAGAACGAGTAAACCCTCTCCTGTCTGA
- a CDS encoding aspartyl-phosphate phosphatase Spo0E family protein: protein MAEGDHGDRWSVKPDHASLHNVSLEDEIHMLRRKMEQIFLEEKSFTSDIVIEISSLLDLKINEYMKANPIKGK from the coding sequence TTGGCAGAAGGCGATCATGGCGACCGATGGTCGGTGAAACCGGATCACGCATCTTTGCATAACGTTTCCTTGGAAGATGAGATCCATATGCTACGCCGCAAGATGGAACAGATATTTCTTGAAGAGAAATCATTTACATCCGATATTGTAATTGAAATCAGCAGTTTGCTGGATTTGAAGATTAATGAATACATGAAAGCTAATCCAATTAAAGGGAAATGA
- a CDS encoding bifunctional adenosylcobinamide kinase/adenosylcobinamide-phosphate guanylyltransferase, whose translation MLITVTGGIGSGKTRFALGYAARISREGIYLSTGDHDPVIPELPSAHYRAIQAGNGQHLTEVLHQINRESNLFLADKRIVIVDSLTAWMAAGFRASDDLDHQRLETQLLLDALLSYQGKLLVITNEMHGSLYPSEEERIFAARMASVNRALQKHSEQMYILVSGLAVDLKAQKMRYEDW comes from the coding sequence TTGCTGATTACGGTCACAGGCGGCATAGGCAGTGGTAAAACCCGATTTGCGCTTGGTTACGCAGCCCGGATCAGCCGGGAGGGCATCTATTTATCCACTGGTGATCATGATCCCGTGATTCCCGAATTACCATCCGCTCATTATCGTGCCATTCAGGCTGGGAACGGCCAGCACCTGACGGAGGTGCTTCACCAGATCAATCGGGAATCCAATCTCTTCCTGGCAGATAAACGCATTGTCATTGTAGATAGTCTGACAGCGTGGATGGCGGCAGGTTTCAGGGCAAGTGATGACCTAGATCATCAGCGTCTTGAGACACAGTTATTGCTGGACGCTCTGTTGTCTTATCAGGGTAAGTTATTGGTTATCACGAATGAAATGCATGGTTCTCTGTATCCTTCTGAGGAAGAACGAATCTTTGCAGCAAGAATGGCATCGGTTAATCGTGCGCTGCAGAAACATTCGGAACAGATGTACATACTGGTCTCAGGCTTGGCTGTAGACCTCAAGGCTCAGAAGATGCGATATGAAGATTGGTAG
- a CDS encoding arsenate reductase family protein, whose translation MSNLKVYQYAKCGTCRKAVKWLEAQGHELELIPVFDTPPTETELTDLIQKSGLEVKKFFNTSGEVYKEQQLKDKLPGLSVEEQIRLLASNGRLIKRPIVTDGEKVTVGFKEDTYEKEWNNA comes from the coding sequence ATGAGTAATCTGAAAGTATATCAATATGCCAAATGCGGCACCTGCCGCAAAGCGGTAAAATGGCTTGAAGCTCAGGGACATGAGTTGGAGTTAATTCCTGTTTTTGATACTCCCCCGACCGAAACGGAATTAACCGACTTGATTCAGAAGAGCGGACTTGAAGTGAAAAAGTTCTTCAATACGAGTGGAGAAGTGTACAAGGAGCAGCAATTGAAAGACAAGCTGCCGGGGTTGTCCGTAGAAGAGCAGATTCGTTTGCTGGCTTCCAATGGTCGACTGATCAAGCGTCCAATCGTTACGGATGGGGAAAAAGTGACTGTCGGATTCAAGGAAGATACGTATGAGAAAGAATGGAACAACGCTTAA
- a CDS encoding cob(I)yrinic acid a,c-diamide adenosyltransferase translates to MGIYTRTGDEGQTSVIGGRVIKDDDRVEAYGTIDELNCFVGQAISFIDQANGEFEDLREHLLEIQQELFDCGSDLAFVRISETKYKVRDDMVTRLEQWIDQYDAENPRVERFILPGGSLLSSTLHVCRTVCRRAERRAVTLGQHTDINPSVRRYLNRLSDYFFVVARTANARQQVADIEYVRSKKVFRRQDKE, encoded by the coding sequence ATGGGTATATACACACGAACAGGTGACGAGGGACAGACATCGGTCATCGGGGGACGGGTTATCAAAGATGATGATCGAGTAGAAGCGTACGGTACAATTGATGAGCTGAACTGTTTTGTTGGACAAGCCATCAGTTTTATAGATCAAGCGAATGGGGAATTTGAAGATCTGCGTGAACATTTGCTTGAAATTCAGCAGGAATTGTTCGATTGCGGGTCCGATCTCGCCTTTGTGAGAATCAGCGAAACCAAATATAAAGTACGAGATGACATGGTTACCCGGCTGGAGCAATGGATTGATCAATATGATGCGGAGAATCCGAGAGTGGAACGGTTTATTTTGCCTGGGGGGAGTTTACTCTCGTCCACCTTGCATGTCTGCCGTACAGTATGTCGCCGTGCTGAACGCCGCGCTGTAACATTGGGGCAACATACGGATATCAACCCTTCCGTGCGGCGTTACCTGAATCGTCTGTCGGATTATTTCTTCGTTGTTGCACGGACCGCCAATGCGAGACAACAGGTGGCGGACATTGAGTATGTGCGGAGCAAAAAAGTATTCCGCCGCCAAGATAAAGAATGA
- a CDS encoding aminotransferase class I/II-fold pyridoxal phosphate-dependent enzyme, producing MIVNEQTTGNNKKMTSYLAPLVQQIPPSGIRKFFDLVGDNKDIITLGVGEPDFVTPWHMREACVYSLERGMTSYTSNAGMPKLREAISDYLDTQFDTKYDPKDEIIVTVGGSEAIDLALRALIVPGDEILIPEPSYVAYSPIASIGGGIPVGVETYAKDQFKLTAEALEAGITPKSKVVILCYPSNPTGAIMTYEEWLPIAEVIKKHDLIVIADEIYAELTYTQKHVSFASIPDMKERTILVSGFSKAFAMTGWRIGYMCGHPELIAAMLKIHQYTVMCAPAMGQVAALEALTNGLGEKDRMVESYNQRRRLIVQGFRDIGLDCHEPQGAFYAFPSIQKTGLSSDLFAERLLTENKVAAVPGNVFGPQGEGFLRCSYATSVTQLNEALERIGSFVYKLQKEG from the coding sequence ATGATAGTGAATGAACAGACAACAGGAAACAACAAGAAAATGACTTCGTATCTGGCTCCTTTGGTTCAACAGATACCGCCATCTGGCATACGCAAGTTTTTTGATCTGGTCGGTGACAACAAGGACATCATCACACTGGGTGTAGGTGAACCGGACTTTGTAACCCCATGGCATATGCGTGAAGCGTGTGTATACTCACTCGAAAGAGGCATGACCAGTTACACATCCAATGCCGGAATGCCGAAACTAAGGGAAGCCATTAGTGATTATCTGGACACGCAGTTTGATACCAAATATGATCCCAAAGATGAGATTATTGTTACCGTTGGTGGCAGTGAGGCCATTGATCTAGCCTTGCGTGCATTAATCGTACCTGGAGACGAAATTTTGATTCCGGAGCCTTCGTATGTAGCTTATTCACCAATCGCTTCGATTGGTGGAGGTATACCGGTTGGTGTAGAAACCTATGCGAAGGATCAGTTTAAACTGACTGCCGAAGCGCTGGAAGCAGGGATTACGCCGAAGTCCAAGGTCGTTATTCTTTGTTATCCAAGTAATCCGACAGGTGCCATCATGACCTATGAAGAATGGCTGCCTATTGCGGAAGTAATCAAAAAACATGACCTGATCGTCATTGCGGATGAGATTTATGCGGAGTTAACGTATACGCAAAAGCATGTTAGCTTTGCTTCGATTCCGGATATGAAGGAACGGACTATTTTGGTCAGCGGGTTTTCCAAGGCTTTTGCAATGACCGGCTGGCGGATCGGGTATATGTGCGGACATCCCGAACTGATTGCAGCCATGCTCAAGATTCATCAGTATACCGTGATGTGTGCACCTGCCATGGGACAGGTGGCAGCACTTGAAGCATTGACGAATGGTTTGGGTGAGAAGGACAGAATGGTCGAATCCTACAACCAGCGCAGACGTCTGATTGTGCAGGGTTTTCGGGATATTGGATTGGACTGTCATGAACCGCAGGGCGCATTTTATGCATTTCCGAGTATTCAGAAGACAGGGCTGAGTTCCGATCTGTTTGCTGAACGCTTGTTAACGGAAAATAAAGTGGCTGCCGTGCCTGGTAATGTATTTGGTCCCCAAGGTGAAGGCTTTCTTCGCTGTTCTTATGCGACATCTGTGACCCAGCTGAATGAGGCTTTGGAACGAATCGGAAGCTTTGTTTACAAATTGCAAAAAGAGGGTTAA